Genomic window (Paenibacillus sp. PK3_47):
GGCTGTCATGGCCCGGAACAGCCATAATGGCTCCTGTGCCGTATCCGGCCAGTACATAATCGGCAATCCAGATTGGCACCTTCGCGCCGTTCACCGGATTAACTGCATAAGCGCCTGTGAACACGCCGCTTTTCTCCTTGGCCAGATCTGTACGCTCCAGATCGCTCTTGCGGGCTGCCTTCTCACGGTATTCCGCAACAGCTGCCGCCTGGGCTTCCGTAGTAATCGTGTCGACCAGCTTATGCTCCGGCGCCAGCACGCAGTAGCTTGCACCGAACAAGGTATCCGGACGGGTCGTAAATACGGTCAGGGATGCATCATGGCCGTCGATTGCGAAGTTGACTTCCGCACCGGTCGATTTGCCGATCCAGTTGCGCTGCATATCCTTGATGCTCTCTTCCCAGTCCAGTTCATCCAGATCCTCAAGCAGGCGTTCCGCGTATTCGGTAATCTTCAGAATCCACTGGCGCATCGGTTTGCGGACAACGGGATGTCCGCCGCGCTCACTTTTGCCGTCAATAACCTCTTCGTTCGCCAGAACCGTTCCCAATGCTTCACACCAGTTGACCGATACTTCAGCTACATAAGCCAGGCCGCGGTTGTACAGCTGGATAAAAATCCACTGTGTCCATTTATAATAATCCGGATCTGTTGTGCTGATCTCGCGGTCCCAGTCATACGAGAAGCCGAGCGATTTGATCTGGCGGCGGAAATTATCAATGTTCTTGAAGGTAATATCCCGCGGATGCTGGCCGGTATCCATGGCATACTGCTCCGCCGGCAAACCGAATGCATCCCAGCCCATCGGGTGCAGCACGTTATAGCCGCGCATGCGCTTGTAGCGGGAGACGATATCAGTCGCCGTGTATCCTTCCGGGTGGCCTACATGCAGACCGGCGCCTGACGGATACGGAAACATATCCAGGGCATAAAATTTAGGCTTATCTGCTTCTTCACCTGTCTTGAACGTCTTGTTCTCATCCCAGAACTTCTGCCATTTCGGCTCAATACTCTGGGCACGGTAGCCGGTTCCGGCTGCTGTGCCTGTTTTGTGTTCACTCATTTGTCTGCTCCTCCTTGGAGTGTTGCAATTAAAGTACAAAAAACCCCCCATCCCTAGCGTATAATCGCTAGGGACGAGAGGTTATAATTCCCGTGGTACCACCCTAGTTAGCGGCTGAACAGGCCTTGCTCAGCCACTCACTTTGACACCCTGTAACGGGGGTGAGACGACGACGGTTCACACGCTTCATTCCGTTACACCAACCTTACGGAAAATGCGGCTTGCGCCGTTACTCCGAGGTGAGTTCATTCCGCTCCGTTAACCGGCTTGCACCTGGGTGCCGGCTCTCTGCAATAACGTCCCGCGAATTAATACTCCTCTTCATCGACAGCTATTCATAGTTTTAATCGTAATATTACACAGTATTATATACATTTTTGTTGACTGTAGTCAATGCTTTTGCTGCCTATACAGGCTTGCGCCGGATATAATAGGTCAGAATGTGCTGAATCATTACTTTTCCGGCCGCAAAGACCGGCACAGCCAGAATCAGCCCGATCATCCCCGCCACTTCACCGCCGACCAGCAAGGCAAAAATAATCAGCAGCGGATGCAGATGAAGCTTCCTGCCTACCACCTGCGGCGATATGATGTTGCTCTCAATCATCTGGCACAGTGTATTGACCGCTGCTACCATCAGCACCAGCCGCAGTGAAACTGTCGAGGCCATTACCACCGCCGGAGCCGCGCCGAGGAACGGACCCATATACGGAACGATGTTAAACACCGCTACCACGGAAGCGAACAGCAGCGCATAAGGCATCCCTATAAGCGCGTAGCCGATATAAGCGAGCACCCCGATGATCAGACAGACCAGAAACTGGCCGCGGATATAATTGCCGAGCGCCTCATCAATATCCTTGAGCAGTTTTACTATGGATTTGCGGCGTGAGCGGGGCAGGCAGGAAACCACGGTCCGCTCGAACACTGCGAAATCCTTCAGGATATAGAACACGAGAAAAGGCACGATAAACGCATTGAACAGCATGCCTATCGTTGTCCCGATATGGTCCAGGAAATAGGAGATTCCTTCGGCCAGACGGTTTTCCAGCTGTAAAAACCATTTATTCATCCCCATCCCGACACCGGGCGGCATGAGTTTTGTGTTCATATTCTTCATCAGCCCTTGCGCCTGCAATGTCATTTCCGGCAAATGCTCGTTCAGCTCCTCAAGCTGCTTAAGGAACATCGGGATGAGATTGATGGCAATGACCGCAAGCAGCGTCAGAAACACAGTATAAATAAGCAGTACGGCAACACTGCGCGGCATCTTCCTGCCGGCCAGCATACTGACCACCGGATTCAGCACATAGGAAATAATCAGAGCGGCCAGGAACGGCGCAAGAATTGCTTTTAAAAATGTAAAAACTCCCTGCAGCATCGGACGAAGCAGCCAGACAAAATATAAAATGATCAGGGCAAGCAGCACTCCGATCATCCAGCGGAACCCTTTACTGTGGAACCATTGCTCCATGGGTGCACCCCCTTATACACATCAGCTTCAATCACCGGCCATGTTTCATGTCTTCGTAAGTAAGTATGTGTATGCGTGCCGCAAAATAACCGCCCTGATTGAAGACAACAAAAAAAGCGCCAAAAACCCTCAGTACAATCATGCACTGAAAGGTATTTGACGCTTATAATCAACAATATGTACCCGCTGCCTATTGGAGGAGCGAGAATTCCAAGTTAAGAGGATGCATGGATTTGGGGGAAATCCTGAGCAATCTCTTCACCCGAGAACAGATCGTCAAGCGAACTAAGCGTGCCGTCTTCTTCAACCTGATACACCGACATTTTCTCGCCATTGACCGTCAGTTCGATGAAACAGCCCCAGCAATAGAACTGGTGTGAGCCGATCTTGCCGATATCCTTGGAGTTGCAGTTTGGACACTTCATAAAAACATTCCACCTATCCGTTAACAATATTAATGGCTTTTTGCAGCCGTTCTTCGCTCATCGCAGGAACCAATACGGCGTCCTCCCCGATTGTCATCCCTTCAGAACAAGGCAGCCATTTGCGGCCCTCCATCAAATCAGTTACAAGCCCGTCACTGATTTCCAGCGCTACTATTGTATTTCCCAACTTCTGGTCAAAATAAACATCGGATATGACTCCGAGTATTGTTCCGGATGCAGTCAGTACCTGCAAATCCTTCAGTTTGTTCTTTCCCAAAAGAAAAGTATATGGTATATGGTCAGTGTCAGCCTTAATAATCGACTCTTTACTGCGAATCATGACAGCATCTTCGCCATAAGCGACAATGTCTTCCCATGCCACAACTTTCACATGACTGGAGAAAAAAGATTTGCTTTCCAGTTCAATACCCGTAATCTTCCAATTTGAATCCAGCAGAACATCGACAATTTTGCCGACCTCTTTACCTTCTTCAACCTCATATAAAGTGAGGCCAATCATATCTTGAAGTTTCATGGCTGTTATCTCCTCACCTGAGAGTCATTACGAGTTCATGATGGTCATAATGCGCAAACAAAAAAACGGAATCAAGACTTGTAAGAACACCGACATAAAGCCCGCTCGATATGTAACCGAATCTTCATTGTCAGCGATTCTTAGAAGACCAGGATGTCTGCCCGTGAAGTATAGCTCTCTGATCTTGCGTGAAACGCCTCATCTTACTTACGCAGCCGTTTCAAAATGGTTTCAACTTTTTGGGCAACATGCTCCATTTCTTCATTAGTATTACCCAAACCTGTGCTAAAACGAATCGCCGAATTCAAAACTTCTTCGGGCAGCTTCATGGCTTTCAAAACATGGGAGATTTCAAGCGATCCCGAGGTGCAGGCTGAACCGCTGGCAGCGGCAATTCTCTCCATATCCAGGTTCATCAGCATCACATCCGTCTGTGTTCCGGGAAAGCTGACGTTAAGGATTCCGGGCACAAAATACTCTCTGCTGCCGTTGATGACATAACGCCCGCTCCCGATCCGGCGGTCCAGCTGTTCAAGCAGCGTACGGCGCAGCATCATGGCCTTCTCCTGCCGCCCGGCAAGCCCCTCTACAGCAAGCTGTACCGCTTTGGCAAAACCGGCTGCTCCCGCCAAGCTCTCCGTTCCCGCTCTTCTGCCCCGCTCCTGCAGCCCGCCGTGCTGTCTGGATGAGAGCGGTGCACCGCGCCGTACATACAGGCCGCCAATTCCCTGCGGACCGTTAATTTTGTGGGCGGTAAAGCTCATGTAATCCACCGGCAGCTCCCGCAGGTTCATTGGCAGCATTCCCAGCACCTGTACGGCATCGACATGGAACAGAATCCCCCGTTCCCGCGCCAGGTTCCCGATCTCTTCTATAGGCTGTACCGTACCTACTTCATTATTCGCATACATCACACTTATTAATACTGTATCCTGCTGCAGGGCGGCTTCAACATCATGAACAGACACCCGTCCTGTGGAATCTACCGGCAGATAAGTCACCGTAAACCCCTGCTTCTCCAGCTCTTTGCAGGTGTGCAGCACCGCATGATGTTCAATTGCCGTGGTGATGATATGTTTGCCTTGATGCACAGAAGCTTCCGCTGCACCAAACAGCGCCAGATTATCACTCTCTGTGCCTCCGCTCGTGAACACCCACTCATCAGGCGCACAGCCCAAAAAGCCCGCGATAGTATCGCGCGCGCCATTCACAATTTTTTTGGCGGAACGTCCGAACGTATGTACACTGGACGCATTGCCGTACTCTTCTAACAGCATATGATATACGACCTTGGCCACCTCCGGATGAACCGGGGTTGAGGCGGCGTGATCCAAATAGATGGGCTT
Coding sequences:
- a CDS encoding AI-2E family transporter, which codes for MEQWFHSKGFRWMIGVLLALIILYFVWLLRPMLQGVFTFLKAILAPFLAALIISYVLNPVVSMLAGRKMPRSVAVLLIYTVFLTLLAVIAINLIPMFLKQLEELNEHLPEMTLQAQGLMKNMNTKLMPPGVGMGMNKWFLQLENRLAEGISYFLDHIGTTIGMLFNAFIVPFLVFYILKDFAVFERTVVSCLPRSRRKSIVKLLKDIDEALGNYIRGQFLVCLIIGVLAYIGYALIGMPYALLFASVVAVFNIVPYMGPFLGAAPAVVMASTVSLRLVLMVAAVNTLCQMIESNIISPQVVGRKLHLHPLLIIFALLVGGEVAGMIGLILAVPVFAAGKVMIQHILTYYIRRKPV
- a CDS encoding PRC-barrel domain-containing protein — encoded protein: MKLQDMIGLTLYEVEEGKEVGKIVDVLLDSNWKITGIELESKSFFSSHVKVVAWEDIVAYGEDAVMIRSKESIIKADTDHIPYTFLLGKNKLKDLQVLTASGTILGVISDVYFDQKLGNTIVALEISDGLVTDLMEGRKWLPCSEGMTIGEDAVLVPAMSEERLQKAINIVNG
- a CDS encoding cysteine desulfurase family protein encodes the protein MKPIYLDHAASTPVHPEVAKVVYHMLLEEYGNASSVHTFGRSAKKIVNGARDTIAGFLGCAPDEWVFTSGGTESDNLALFGAAEASVHQGKHIITTAIEHHAVLHTCKELEKQGFTVTYLPVDSTGRVSVHDVEAALQQDTVLISVMYANNEVGTVQPIEEIGNLARERGILFHVDAVQVLGMLPMNLRELPVDYMSFTAHKINGPQGIGGLYVRRGAPLSSRQHGGLQERGRRAGTESLAGAAGFAKAVQLAVEGLAGRQEKAMMLRRTLLEQLDRRIGSGRYVINGSREYFVPGILNVSFPGTQTDVMLMNLDMERIAAASGSACTSGSLEISHVLKAMKLPEEVLNSAIRFSTGLGNTNEEMEHVAQKVETILKRLRK